CCAATGACTTGTCATCCACCTTTGCATGAATGCTGCTTGTGCATCATCACTTTTTCCAGTCAACCTATTAATCAAAAATATTACGTGTTTATGTATACTGACAATTTATACCATAAGGTAAAAGAGATGCTTAGTAAATTTACCATTGGTCAGTGTATGCATgtattgtggcaaaatcaaTCTCTTTAACAAGATGGCTACTGATGAAATCTGTTCCAACTTGAAAACCAGGATTAACATTCTTCTTTTCAGGCATTGAATCGCCATAAAATCCCTCCATTCCTATCTCCAACAAGTGCTTTTTGTCTAGTGATTTCACAAAACTTGCCATCTCTTGAACCCATCCCTGTAAAAATCACAtcacataatataattattaaaaaaaaccaTTTCAATTAAGTAGATAACATATGATAGATTTGTGTCTGTTTTTACTCACATGAACTGTTTTCCCAGAATAATCAGCATTGCAGCGAGGCTCATTCATAAGTTCCCATGCCATTATTGTTGAATCATCTCTATATGCTATTCCAGTCATGGTATTGACTCTTGTCACTATTTTCTTAACATGGTTCTTGTAATAATCTTTAAGAACTGGATGAGAATAAAAATCATCTTCACTGTTAATATTCAGAATTCCTGCATTTTTCGCCCATTGAGCATATTGACTTCTCCCTCCAAAATCTTTATAGTTGTTCACAAAGCTCAATATTAAACGTATCCCATACTTTCTTGCTTCTGAGATCACAAAATCCAACCCCTGTATCACATGGTGAAGAAAATATAAGCCTCTAATTCTTGAGAAACATAATTAAGTAAATTAAAAGTATGTCACGAGCTGGTCACATAGTTAAACATGATATCAGAATAGACAGAGGTTCTAGTAGGAATGACAGGGCAGAGGAGTGATGTAGGGCAAGAAATATTAAAAAGGATTTCCATATACTTAGTCCATTAAAGAGGAATTAGGCCCACGTGTGAGGGAAGTGTTGATCAGTCATAATTAAGCAAATAAAAAATGTGTTTTATCTAATAATTCAAACTTTTAGATGAGTTTGAATATCTAATATTTAAGCAATAGTAAACGACCTGTAAAACACGTTCATCGTAGACACCAGGAGAAATCTGCAATGCTGCATCGCCGCCATCGCTAAAAGCCCAAGTCCTGCATACAGAGAGGCTAGCAGCAGAGGCTTCCTTGAAAACCTCAGAGACTTTGTATCTCTCAGTTGGCTCAGCAGCGACATGCATCAGCCAATAAGAGTTGAAACCATTGAACAGAAAAGGCGATCCATTTAGTACAAAATGTGCACCTCTTGTTCTAACAAAATCTACATTTTTAGTATTTTCTATATTCCTAGCTTCTGTGATTATAGCTAGGAGGAGGAGGAGGCAGAGCAAGGCATAGAATGAGCAAATTGCTCTACTAAAAGAAGCCATTAATTAATTTGTTATAACAACGTAAAATGGGAAGGAAGATTTGAGTAGCCAAGGGGATGTTTGTAGAGTTATTTATAGTTACTTAGAGCTtactaaaaatagaaaaaagaatgaaGTTGAAGTAATTAGGAGGATTTTCAGGATGGAAATCCAACAGTTGGTTAACTATTGGTAAAAATGAATTTCTTTAATTATCTTTGATTTCAAGATTTTGTGGAAAGCTGACAGAAGGTGAAAGTTCAGTTGGAAGGAAAAAAGGGAAACAAATATAGGGAATTattaataagaagaataaaacatactgtctcaatttatacgatacaatttcctttttagtccATCCCAAAAAAATTAACACATTGTCTTAATGTTCAATGACATTATCAACATTTTGATATGTTGGGTATTTGACAAAAAATCTACAAAGGGTACTCTTTTTAAGGATAAATTTGAAACATTGCAaagtttttctatattttttaaactcTACGCCCAGTACGGTCAGATAAATTGAGACGAATGGAGTATTTTAGAAAAGGGAAAAAGAGGTGCTATGAAATGTGGGTGATGTCTAATAAATGTGCTTCTCCATGTGCCTGGTTTTAATAAGTTTGATAAGTTCATTGGAGCTTGAATGTCCAATGGAAGGTTGAAGAGATCATAATTAAAGAACCTCTCCATTTATCCTGCACGATTTGAAGCCAAGAAATATGCTGAAATTATCATCTCATTATTTGGAGAGTTTAGGAGGACATTTATGTGAAGTTGGGACACGAGGCGCAATAACAGATCCAAAATTATCACTAAgaagaatttaaaatacaaaaagaaaacacACGTGAAAGTCAAAGGAGTTAAACATCTACTAAACGTTAaagatataattttaaaaatagaataaattaaGTATTGAGAACCTTACAAGTTAGAATCCATTAAGTTAAAGTTCTAGATCCGACTCATGGCTGAAGGAAATACATGAAGGGCATGAGCTAATTAtgaaaccaacttaaagcccctttttagcttttggacgtgtttgcctactgcttactttaagccataaagttcttaaagtcagtcaaaaatgaaaagttaggatttctaactttttttttccaaagtgcttaaagtcattttctttgaccatggaaattacttttatatcccttgtattttaactaaattctcaaactattttttttttattcttttaaccctaaaattcacatcataagcacttttatccaaacactcaactgcttatttataaaaataactttcagcacttcaaagttctaaaagctcttcatacataaaagttactttttttaagccaatccaaacgggctcatagttTGAAAATGATTAGTTAAGAAACAGAAGAAGTAGTTATCCTAACAGAATGATATCTCTATTCCCAGTAATGACTTTAGCTAAAAGGCACCCTTTTTTTCCAGTTCAGTTATTCACTTTAAATTTGTTGATCTTCCAAAAAAGAGTCTCTCTACTCCACATTTTGAGAACAAATTAAATTTCTAAAGAAGCTATCCCTATCCAAATCCTACATGAAGTTGGCATTGTCAAAAGAATCAAGACCGTTTAATTTGTTGTAAAGTAATGCACCTTTAGTCATTTCATTTGATACGAGAAGGATCCAGCATTTGAGGTTTATGTGTTCGGATAGGAATGGCAAACGGACAGTAGAGTCGAATATGGGCTATGGCAGGTTAAAAATGAATTGGATGaaaatagataaaatatcaGATCCATCTACATTGAATAtggataaaaaatatataaaccaACGAATAAATAGATATTCAGATTATATATTGCTTCTTATTACGTAAAAGAAATAAGTACTCATTCGTTTTATCTTTTTTAAGGTGCCTTTGGTATGAGGGAAAATCTTTTTGTCTCTTTTTGTAATATATAATCATATTCTTTAAAAAGTAATGAACCCCCTATTTATACTGTAGCTCTATCCCTGTAGAGAGATATAATCATCTCGAAGGCCACCAATCACCTCATATCGTAGCCCGCATGTAGTGATGTAGAAGTTGAATTTAATTTCTGTTACGAGTTTAATATGACGATTCGCAACGTCATCACACCACATAAGCACCATATAAGTGCCACATGGCACAAAATTATTCATGTGAAAGGCTTACATAGGAAAAAGGCTAGTTCTTAGTAGAATGTTCTAGAGAAATGTGAAAATTCAACCTTTAATTTAGTCACACGGTATTAAGTATAGTCATTACTAGtttgaataattcaaattgGCATCGCATAAGGTTCGATatgttgggggaggaagcattacaactaaagtttgatatgataataaataatgaaaataaattggacacgagaattttacgtgaaaacccttcaaacagatagaggggaaaaaccacggggtaaaaggattttactatgataatgtGGGAGTACACAAccctcaaatacaaggagaaaacaacaattaacacttctctcttgtaaaaggaacaatttactaaagaggacactcaagactacaatatttatcttggtgtataactctttttgtgtttttactcttttggattgtattttgtgggataatctaaatgagggcaagaggctctctatttataggaaactagaaacgcgtaaaattcACGTAttgcacctccctttttgactacgcgttgaAAATGCGTTTGTTTCTTTTTTGACTACgtgttcaaaacgcgttttgtagtatttgactatcttgcacGATAAGGGAAAGTGTTCCTTAAAAGTGATTTCTTAGTTTCCAATATGGCTCATCAAATTTTTAATGGTCTCTAATTAAGAAATGGTGGGATTTAGTTCGTCCTATCACACTTCTTGGTGGTAAGGATGGTGTTATAATTAAGGTACAAAAAAGTAAACCTTTCAAATGGGAAGCAGGTGATATAAAAACTTCTACTTTGTCAAACCGAGATTATCCTTGAATTGTTACCTTAAATAGTTTTCGGAGGGGCTTTCACAAAACTCTTACATGATACCCCTCTGTCCCATTTTAGTTATCATATTGCGTTTTTTAAAagtcaatttgattaatttttaaagttaaattatattattttaactcattattataaagtaaaaaattagatattcaaaaactatatgaaaagtactataagttacaatgtttttcatattgatatgataaaaaaatatatcttaaaatgttaGTCAAAGTTCATATAGTTTGACTCTCAAAAATGAAACCATGACAATTAAAATAGGACGGAGGGAGTACTTGATAGTGAAGTATTCAGTAATAAAAAAGGTGAAAATATACTCAGAAATTATACATGTAAATAATATTAACAACGGAATAATTTCTTTTCACATGATTTGCATGTTTTGGGTGTTTGTCCCAACTTTTCTagtataattgagttttccttttcctaaaaggaaaacacaaagtttccatatatttggctagtcctttttttttataggaaaatgtttatgactctataaatagaggctcATTCCTTCTCAATGTAGTCCTAAGGGGCTTTAAGAGTTTTGTGGGGGGGAGAAACTGTGAGACACAAtgaacctctttttattccgagtgaattgtgtgaggttatttctcttgatattttgtactctcatatttatagtggattgttcatctcctcttgtggatgtaggtcggttgactgaaccacgttaaatgtttgtgtctcttttggtatatttctcgTTTGTTTTCTTACTCATGGTCTTTCGAGGTTTGCGTTGTTAGCTTACACATGAAACCTAATTATTTTCGATCCCAACAGCATAtacatttaatttgtttaatttttttacgaTATATTCAAACCTAGTTATAGTTATTTATCCTAATAgcttatttaaactattttgttttgaaaacaGTAAGTTTCTAAATGTTTAGTATTTTCCTAATTTTGGGTTTCCCACAATTATTTTcctaatttattattaattggATTTCCCACGAATGATCAGATTTCAATTATAAATATACCTGCGCTTTACACGAATTGCATTCAATcccttttccatttttttttgttgtataAATTGATCGTCATAAACCCCTCTTTCAAAACTCTCATACTATTCGCTCTTTGAAAAATATGGTGATGGATTTAGATGAGTTTTGTCCTACGGATTCAGAATTACTCACATTCCTTTTGAGGTTTATTGCTAAAGAACCATTGCGTGATGATGGTTTTATTACAGAGTGTGATGTTTACAAGCAAGAACCATGGCTAACTTATAGCTATGGTCGCCACTCATGTGGAGATATTACTAGTAGTTATCGATACTTTATTACACCAAATCATAAGAAAAGACGCAGAATGATTTGCAGGAGTGTGGGTGACAATATTGGCAAGTGGATGCAGAAATATGATTCCATTAATATTAATCGTGGACGAAAGAAGAGTCTGATTTATGATGATCGTAACAATATGTGCAAGTGGATCATGAAAGAATATGTGCTTTCTGAAACTCTTTTTAGAAAGTTCAACAAATCTGAGTATAGAGATTATGTTATTTGTGCCATAAGAAAGAAATCCGTCAAAAAGAATCT
This Solanum dulcamara chromosome 8, daSolDulc1.2, whole genome shotgun sequence DNA region includes the following protein-coding sequences:
- the LOC129900103 gene encoding mannan endo-1,4-beta-mannosidase 5-like translates to MASFSRAICSFYALLCLLLLLAIITEARNIENTKNVDFVRTRGAHFVLNGSPFLFNGFNSYWLMHVAAEPTERYKVSEVFKEASAASLSVCRTWAFSDGGDAALQISPGVYDERVLQGLDFVISEARKYGIRLILSFVNNYKDFGGRSQYAQWAKNAGILNINSEDDFYSHPVLKDYYKNHVKKIVTRVNTMTGIAYRDDSTIMAWELMNEPRCNADYSGKTVHGWVQEMASFVKSLDKKHLLEIGMEGFYGDSMPEKKNVNPGFQVGTDFISSHLVKEIDFATIHAYTDQWLTGKSDDAQAAFMQRWMTSHWEDSRTILKKPLVLAEFGKSSKDPGFNQNARDTFMSLVYRNVFNFAKAGGTMGGSLVWQLVAQGMDNFDDGYSIILAQNPSTAGLISGQSQAMTTLAHLVNRPNLGQLHGHHPLGVGHHPLGMGHHRLGR
- the LOC129900104 gene encoding NAC domain-containing protein 1-like, whose translation is MVMDLDEFCPTDSELLTFLLRFIAKEPLRDDGFITECDVYKQEPWLTYSYGRHSCGDITSSYRYFITPNHKKRRRMICRSVGDNIGKWMQKYDSININRGRKKSLIYDDRNNMCKWIMKEYVLSETLFRKFNKSEYRDYVICAIRKKSVKKNLKTIDSHVVDDKEVYFVVEEDLMQTMFNFVKEPILVESMITDFDKLMLENYDPETLMDISAVLEKNQTQQETKVEECSLVADIVEAMLELQVDR